In Rhinopithecus roxellana isolate Shanxi Qingling chromosome 4, ASM756505v1, whole genome shotgun sequence, a single genomic region encodes these proteins:
- the GTPBP2 gene encoding GTP-binding protein 2 isoform X3 produces the protein MKWRLQEGRGEAVYQIGVEDNGLLVGLAEEEMRASLKTLHRMAEKVGADITVLREREVDYDSDMPRKITEVLVRKVPDNQQFLDLRVAVLGNVDSGKSTLLGVLTQGELDNGRGRARLNLFRHLHEIQSGRTSSISFEILGFNSKGEVVNYSDSRTAEEICESSSKMITFIDLAGHHKYLHTTIFGLTSYCPDCALLLVSANTGIAGTTREHLGLALALKVPFFIVVSKIDLCAKTTVERTVRQLERVLKQPGCHKVPMLVTSEDDAVTAAQQFAQSPNVTPIFTLSSVSGESLDLLKVFLNILPPLTNSKEQEELMQQLTEFQVDEIYTVPEVGTVVGGTLSSGICREGDQLVVGPTDDGCFLELRVCSIQRNRSACRVLRAGQAATLALGDFDRALLRKGMVMVSPEMNPTICSVFEAEIVLLFHATTFRRGFQVTVHVGNVRQTAVVEKIHAKDKLRTGEKAVVRFRFLKHPEYLKVGAKLLFREGVTKGIGHVTDVQAITAGEAQANMGF, from the exons TGTCTACCAGATTGGGGTAGAGGACAATGGGCTGCTGGTGGGGCTGGCTGAGGAGGAAATGCGAGCTTCACTCAAGACCCTGCACCGGATGGCAGAGAA GGTTGGGGCAGACATCACCGTTCTTCGAGAGCGAGAAGTGGATTATGATAGTGACATGCCCCGGAAGATCACTGAGGTGCTAGTACGAAAGGTCCCTGACAACCAACAG TTCCTAGACCTCCGTGTGGCCGTCCTGGGGAATGTGGACTCAGGGAAGTCGACTCTGCTTGGAGTCCTGACCCAGGGAGAGCTGGACAATGGGCGGGGCCGGGCTCGGCTCAACCTTTTCCGCCACCTGCATGAGATTCAGTCTGGCCGAACCTCCAGCATCAGCTTCGAGATCCTGGGCTTTAACAGCAAGGGAGAG GTGGTGAATTACAGCGACTCACGGACGGCAGAAGAGATCTGTGAGAGCAGCTCCAAGATGATCACCTTCATCGACCTGGCAGGCCACCATAAGTACCTACACACCACCATCTTTGGCCTCACGTCATACTGCCCCGACTGCGCCCTGCTCCTCGTCAGTGCCAACACTGGGATTG CTGGCACCACAAGGGAACATCTGGGGCTGGCCCTGGCCCTGAAAGTGCCCTTCTTCATCGTGGTCAGCAAGATCGACCTGTGTGCCAAGACCACAGTGGAGAGGACAGTACGACAGTTGGAGCGGGTCCTCAAGCAGCCTGGCTGCCACAAGGTCCCCATGCTAGTCACCTCTGAGGATGATGCCGTCACTGCTGCCCAGCAGTttgctcagtcacccaa TGTCACCCCCATCTTCACATTGTCCAGTGTGTCTGGAGAGAGTCTGGACCTCCTCAAAGTCTTTCTGAATATTCTGCCGCCACTCACCAacagcaaagagcaggaggaacTCATGCAGCAGCTGACGGAATTCCAG GTAGATGAAATCTACACAGTACCAGAGGTGGGGACTGTTGTTGGAGGGACCCTTTCCAG TGGGATTTGCCGTGAGGGAGACCAGCTGGTGGTGGGCCCCACGGATGATGGCTGCTTCCTGGAACTGAGAGTATGCAGCATCCAGCGCAACCGCTCTGCCTGTCGTGTGCTGCGAGCTGGTCAGGCTGCTACATTGGCGCTTGGGGACTTTGACCGTGCCCTGCTTCGCAAG GGCATGGTGATGGTGAGCCCGGAGATGAATCCTACCATCTGCTCGGTGTTTGAGGCAGAGATAGTCTTACTGTTCCATGCCACCACCTTCCGACGAGGATTCCAGGTGACAGTACACGTGGGCAACGTACGTCAGACGGCAGTGGTGGAAAAGATCCATGCCAAG GACAAACTGCGGACAGGCGAGAAGGCAGTGGTACGTTTCCGCTTCCTGAAACACCCAGAGTACCTGAAGGTGGGCGCCAAACTGCTGTTCCGGGAGGGTGTCACCAAGGGCATCGGCCATGTCACTGATGTACAAGCCATTACTGCAGGAGAAGCGCAGGCCAACATGGGCTTTTGA